A single window of Enterobacteriaceae bacterium ESL0689 DNA harbors:
- a CDS encoding helix-turn-helix domain-containing protein, which translates to MQNKIKELRTQLSITQRELADMVGTSQQQIQRIETGKVAAKLGLAQAISAVLKKPLNAVFPGNDTLLQKVRNQSSRSDDDLESIAASGIEMDGCIWTVKLWLRGQQDYLLLPISPADKRRFYSYFQEKAAPDYEHFFVFDSEQHRYALNAREVIFHQFLFDGFPPIPDEEANEERYGNVHITMVNGGPVIELYCEPDESEDESDGDIGQLNAFFDILESEPESTERYQLTDIDGEDAFIRIGSIAMVRVALDALEPVEDDEE; encoded by the coding sequence ATGCAAAACAAAATCAAAGAACTTCGTACTCAACTATCAATCACTCAGCGTGAATTGGCGGATATGGTTGGTACCAGCCAACAGCAGATCCAGCGTATAGAGACAGGGAAAGTTGCGGCCAAGTTAGGACTGGCGCAGGCGATAAGCGCTGTTTTAAAGAAACCATTGAATGCAGTTTTTCCTGGTAACGATACTTTATTGCAAAAAGTGCGTAATCAAAGTAGCCGTAGTGATGATGATCTGGAAAGCATCGCCGCTAGTGGTATTGAAATGGATGGCTGCATTTGGACGGTGAAACTCTGGTTACGAGGGCAGCAAGATTATTTGCTGTTACCCATTTCCCCGGCTGATAAGCGTCGTTTTTACTCATACTTTCAGGAAAAAGCAGCGCCTGATTATGAGCATTTCTTTGTTTTCGACTCTGAACAGCATCGTTATGCCTTAAATGCCCGAGAGGTGATTTTCCACCAATTCTTGTTTGATGGTTTTCCACCTATCCCTGATGAAGAGGCAAATGAAGAAAGATATGGGAATGTCCATATCACCATGGTGAATGGTGGTCCGGTTATTGAGCTTTACTGTGAGCCAGATGAGTCTGAGGACGAAAGTGATGGCGATATCGGTCAGTTGAATGCATTTTTTGACATTCTTGAATCAGAGCCGGAATCAACCGAGCGGTATCAGTTAACCGACATAGATGGGGAAGATGCTTTTATCCGTATTGGTTCTATTGCTATGGTGCGAGTCGCGCTTGACGCGTTAGAACCTGTGGAAGATGATGAGGAGTAA
- a CDS encoding type II toxin-antitoxin system RelE/ParE family toxin, whose protein sequence is MEIYWTLKAQDDLERIYRFALQYSRQHADDVLDRLITGCAGLTAHPAIGVQQTRYEPREVRKVLFDDYEVHYEIRDNDIYIVDLWHTREER, encoded by the coding sequence ATGGAAATTTACTGGACGCTTAAAGCTCAGGATGACCTGGAGCGTATCTACCGTTTCGCCCTTCAGTATAGCCGCCAGCACGCCGATGACGTTTTGGATCGTCTGATTACTGGTTGTGCTGGTCTTACAGCGCATCCGGCAATTGGCGTACAGCAGACTCGGTATGAACCTCGGGAAGTCCGAAAAGTATTATTCGATGATTACGAGGTTCACTACGAAATTCGTGACAATGACATATATATCGTGGATCTATGGCATACCAGAGAAGAACGATGA
- a CDS encoding ribbon-helix-helix domain-containing protein → MGSLTKQTISAQIPVELAAAVENLAIELDRSKSWIIKEALTSMLAERERRHQSIQAGLADVDAGRVVSHSDMVDFANRLKKS, encoded by the coding sequence ATGGGTTCGCTTACTAAACAAACCATCAGCGCACAGATACCCGTTGAATTGGCTGCTGCTGTTGAGAATCTAGCAATTGAGTTAGATCGTTCTAAAAGCTGGATTATTAAGGAAGCGTTGACCAGTATGCTGGCCGAAAGAGAACGGCGTCACCAGAGCATCCAGGCCGGTCTTGCCGATGTGGATGCCGGGCGCGTGGTGAGCCACTCGGACATGGTGGATTTTGCTAATCGCTTAAAGAAATCCTGA
- a CDS encoding DUF4942 domain-containing protein, translated as MQTEAEVLTDHNELICSTSIERIVTGRDAALSLIEILIQELDDISRLTSSIGGDVAEHWAMRQGHSFDCWLMQPVDKAMPVITHNIDRSIWRDLMLKSGMLTLMDAEARSQWAKNLEEGDLPAISEANILSTFEQLHHNKQDVFERGIINVFKGLSWDYKTNNPCCFGKKIIINNLVKHDRWGYSLNWGWRRDQLADLERMLYLLDGKTIPDNRHDVSIRFMDFVRDNPHQQVFEDDFFTIRYFQKGSGHITFKRRDLVEKMNDIVAKHFPGMLPAK; from the coding sequence ATGCAAACAGAAGCTGAAGTTTTAACCGACCATAATGAGCTGATTTGTTCAACCAGTATTGAACGCATTGTTACAGGACGTGATGCTGCGCTGAGCCTGATAGAAATCCTGATCCAGGAGCTTGATGATATCTCACGGCTAACCTCCAGCATCGGTGGTGATGTGGCGGAGCATTGGGCGATGCGACAGGGCCATTCCTTTGACTGCTGGCTGATGCAACCAGTAGATAAAGCGATGCCGGTGATTACCCACAATATCGATCGCAGTATCTGGCGCGATCTCATGCTGAAGTCCGGGATGTTGACCTTGATGGATGCCGAAGCCCGCAGCCAGTGGGCTAAAAACCTCGAAGAGGGCGATCTTCCGGCCATCAGTGAAGCCAACATCCTGAGTACCTTTGAACAACTCCACCACAATAAACAGGATGTTTTCGAACGTGGGATTATCAACGTATTCAAAGGACTAAGCTGGGACTATAAAACCAACAATCCCTGTTGTTTCGGTAAGAAGATCATCATCAACAATCTGGTGAAGCACGACCGATGGGGCTACAGCCTGAATTGGGGTTGGCGGCGCGATCAGTTAGCCGATCTGGAACGGATGCTCTACTTGCTGGATGGTAAAACCATTCCTGATAACCGGCATGATGTCTCCATTCGGTTTATGGACTTTGTGCGCGATAATCCGCATCAGCAGGTTTTCGAAGACGATTTTTTCACCATTCGCTACTTTCAGAAGGGCAGTGGGCATATCACTTTTAAACGCCGGGATCTGGTGGAGAAGATGAATGATATCGTGGCGAAGCACTTTCCGGGGATGTTGCCTGCGAAATGA
- a CDS encoding TA system toxin CbtA family protein — protein MKTLPASTLRAAKPCPTPVVVWQTLLTRLLEQHYGLTLNDTPFSDENVIQEHINAGITLADAVNFLVEKYELVRIDRRGFSRQEQSPYLRAVDILRARQATGLLRRSHHPSTR, from the coding sequence ATGAAAACTTTACCTGCATCAACTCTGCGGGCGGCTAAGCCATGCCCGACGCCCGTAGTTGTCTGGCAAACGCTACTTACGCGCCTGCTGGAGCAACACTATGGCCTGACGCTGAACGACACGCCGTTCAGTGATGAGAACGTTATTCAGGAGCATATCAACGCCGGTATTACGCTGGCTGATGCCGTTAACTTTCTGGTGGAAAAGTACGAACTGGTTCGTATCGATCGCAGAGGATTTAGCAGGCAGGAACAATCGCCTTATCTGCGGGCTGTAGACATTTTGCGGGCGCGACAGGCAACGGGTCTGTTGCGGCGAAGTCATCATCCTTCGACGCGCTGA
- a CDS encoding 50S ribosome-binding GTPase, with protein MNNESSKIMPLQQLLSQLPADATEKICRQLSRIISYEPCIGLMGKSGAGKSSLCNTLFSPPPARVDAISSCTRTVQRYRVTHGTHTLTLVDFPGIGETPELDSLYRRLYQAWSGRLDLIVWVLKADERAWNEDIRCYRELLRSGAVPERFMFVLSQADKMEPCREWDGQNHRPSQQQQHNLQAKTRLAETLFVTAHPVVAVSAAEHYNLHHWVEALILALPVHSGSAVSRHLHPELRTDTVRETAREGFVRVTGEIFDEAVNTLKTSGMLVRYLHQLRHRLLTIARAVWHLLF; from the coding sequence ATGAACAATGAATCCTCTAAAATAATGCCACTACAGCAACTCCTTTCGCAGTTGCCTGCTGATGCGACAGAAAAGATATGCCGTCAACTCAGCCGTATCATAAGTTATGAACCCTGTATCGGACTGATGGGAAAAAGTGGCGCAGGGAAATCCAGCCTCTGCAATACACTGTTCAGTCCACCTCCCGCCAGGGTTGATGCCATCAGCAGCTGCACCCGCACCGTTCAGCGCTATAGGGTCACTCACGGCACACATACGCTGACCCTGGTAGATTTTCCTGGTATTGGCGAAACTCCTGAGCTGGACAGTCTTTACCGTCGCCTGTATCAGGCATGGTCCGGCAGACTGGACCTGATTGTCTGGGTACTCAAAGCCGATGAGCGGGCCTGGAACGAGGATATACGCTGTTACCGCGAGTTACTCCGCAGCGGAGCAGTACCGGAGCGCTTTATGTTTGTACTCAGCCAGGCGGACAAAATGGAGCCCTGCCGGGAATGGGATGGGCAGAATCACCGGCCCTCGCAGCAGCAGCAACATAACCTGCAGGCCAAAACCCGACTAGCCGAAACCCTTTTCGTTACTGCCCACCCGGTCGTTGCCGTCTCTGCTGCAGAGCACTACAACCTGCATCACTGGGTGGAGGCCCTGATACTGGCGTTACCGGTACACAGCGGCAGCGCTGTTTCCCGACATCTTCACCCCGAACTTCGGACCGACACGGTTAGGGAGACAGCGCGTGAGGGATTTGTCCGCGTGACCGGGGAGATATTTGATGAAGCTGTGAACACCCTGAAGACTTCCGGGATGCTGGTTCGCTATCTCCACCAGCTCCGCCACCGGTTGCTGACTATTGCCCGCGCCGTCTGGCATCTCCTGTTCTGA
- a CDS encoding AlpA family transcriptional regulator — translation MNTSPALLNDQLVDMAFITTYTEMTDKWFYKLISEGLFPKPIKLGRSSRWLKSEVEAWVQQRIADSRGN, via the coding sequence ATGAATACATCACCAGCTCTGCTGAACGACCAGCTTGTCGATATGGCATTCATCACCACCTATACCGAAATGACAGACAAATGGTTCTACAAACTCATCAGTGAAGGTCTGTTCCCTAAGCCAATCAAACTGGGTCGCAGCTCTCGCTGGCTAAAGAGCGAAGTGGAAGCCTGGGTGCAGCAGCGCATAGCAGACTCCCGGGGTAACTGA
- a CDS encoding inovirus Gp2 family protein has protein sequence MNRITDIINFAITAHARTSVFTFVLRLPEHRDTSDSIASAPDLSSGLMERVTGSLRARITAHQKRRKREGHQVCPTDLRHVWVREVGTSGKSHYHMAIFVNKDTFNGLGNYSKEDHNLGSYICEAWLSALGLLEFPEYRTLVSFINKPHYLERLRVDRYGQQFLNLRSHLEYFAKERTKVYSKEERSFGGSVR, from the coding sequence ATGAATCGTATTACGGATATTATCAACTTCGCTATAACAGCCCATGCCAGGACATCCGTATTCACCTTCGTACTCAGACTGCCTGAGCATCGTGATACAAGCGACAGTATTGCTAGTGCCCCTGATCTGAGTTCAGGATTGATGGAACGAGTAACTGGGTCGCTGAGAGCCCGTATCACAGCCCATCAGAAACGACGCAAGCGGGAAGGCCATCAGGTTTGCCCAACTGACCTAAGACACGTCTGGGTACGTGAGGTGGGAACCAGCGGCAAATCCCATTACCACATGGCGATATTCGTCAACAAAGATACGTTTAATGGATTAGGGAATTATTCGAAAGAAGACCATAACCTCGGGAGTTACATCTGCGAGGCATGGCTAAGTGCTCTGGGGCTGCTCGAATTTCCTGAGTACAGGACGCTGGTTTCCTTCATCAATAAGCCACATTATCTGGAGCGTCTTCGTGTGGATCGCTATGGGCAACAGTTTCTGAATTTACGGAGCCACCTGGAATACTTTGCCAAAGAGCGTACCAAAGTTTACAGCAAGGAAGAACGTTCATTCGGGGGAAGTGTCAGGTGA
- a CDS encoding ATP-binding protein, with protein sequence MRLKSMAVKNFRCYANEVSVEFDDLTTFVGRNDIGKSTILEALEIFFNNRLVSIEKGDACIHSGQDNVEITCEFIELPPSLTLDSGAETALQEEFLLTGNGSLKIRKIFNCCNKKPTAEIFVIANHPTAAGFENLLELKEKELQAMVKELDLDVSLKGNPGMRKAIWAVSTDLQLMETLLPVSKAKEDTKRIWEQIESWLPMFALFQSDRSSRDSDDEVQSPMKAAITAALAEVQDDIARIQLKVQQKAEEIALNTHEALKSIEPGLASELTPEFTPPTPAKWQGLFSVGLNTDGGIPLNKRGSGVRRLVLVSFFKAEAERRLKSSNRRSIIYAIEEPETSQHPNYQRILIESFKSLSLETGCQVILTTHSPGFAAELPGESIRFVSRDAATGQPTIQAGADVFGIVTDTLGVTPDNRVRLLFCVEGPTDVAAFKALSKALHAEDNTLPDLENDERVAFIVLGGGTLKHWVNENYLRALNRREIHIYDRDVPAYAEAVNAVNARANGCWAAQTLKHEVESYLHPEAIHEAFGVMIAVTDHPVGGKATPKVFAEAYSLAQGFDGVMKDNLAKARLAERAFPLMTAAHIHERDPEGEVVGWMRRIRDMLQ encoded by the coding sequence ATGCGACTGAAAAGTATGGCAGTTAAAAATTTTCGCTGTTATGCAAACGAAGTAAGCGTTGAGTTTGATGACCTGACTACCTTTGTCGGACGTAACGACATTGGCAAATCGACAATTCTTGAAGCGCTGGAGATCTTCTTCAACAACAGATTGGTATCTATCGAAAAAGGCGATGCATGTATTCACAGCGGGCAGGACAATGTGGAGATCACCTGCGAATTTATCGAACTTCCGCCTTCCCTCACGCTTGATTCTGGCGCGGAAACTGCCCTCCAGGAAGAGTTTCTGCTGACGGGAAACGGCTCACTGAAAATCCGTAAGATCTTTAACTGCTGTAACAAAAAGCCGACTGCCGAGATTTTTGTCATTGCAAACCATCCCACGGCCGCTGGTTTTGAGAACCTTCTGGAACTGAAGGAAAAAGAACTTCAGGCCATGGTGAAAGAGCTTGACCTCGATGTTTCGCTTAAGGGGAATCCCGGAATGCGAAAAGCCATATGGGCGGTCTCAACAGATCTGCAATTGATGGAAACGCTACTTCCCGTCAGCAAAGCCAAAGAGGACACAAAGCGTATCTGGGAGCAAATCGAGAGCTGGTTACCCATGTTTGCACTTTTCCAGAGCGACAGAAGCAGCCGGGATTCCGACGATGAAGTACAAAGCCCGATGAAAGCCGCCATTACGGCTGCACTGGCGGAAGTCCAGGACGACATCGCCAGGATCCAGTTGAAGGTTCAGCAAAAGGCAGAAGAGATTGCCCTAAACACACATGAAGCGCTGAAGAGCATTGAGCCAGGCCTGGCAAGCGAGCTAACCCCTGAATTTACCCCTCCCACACCGGCAAAATGGCAGGGACTGTTCTCTGTTGGTCTGAACACTGACGGAGGAATCCCGCTGAATAAGCGTGGCAGTGGTGTCCGTCGTCTGGTGCTGGTGAGCTTTTTTAAAGCCGAAGCGGAACGACGTCTGAAATCCAGTAATCGTCGCAGTATCATCTACGCCATTGAAGAGCCCGAAACCTCGCAGCACCCTAATTACCAGCGGATCCTGATTGAGTCATTTAAATCGCTGTCCCTCGAAACCGGCTGCCAGGTTATCCTTACCACGCACAGTCCTGGATTTGCTGCAGAGCTGCCGGGTGAAAGCATTCGCTTTGTCTCCCGTGATGCCGCTACCGGGCAACCGACCATTCAGGCTGGTGCTGATGTTTTCGGCATCGTCACGGATACGCTGGGCGTCACACCAGACAACCGGGTCAGACTGCTGTTCTGTGTCGAAGGACCAACCGATGTCGCCGCCTTTAAGGCTCTCAGTAAAGCGTTGCACGCAGAAGACAACACGCTTCCCGATCTGGAGAATGATGAACGTGTGGCGTTTATCGTACTGGGTGGCGGAACGCTCAAGCACTGGGTCAATGAAAATTATCTACGCGCCCTGAATCGCAGGGAAATTCATATCTACGATCGTGATGTTCCTGCTTATGCCGAAGCAGTCAATGCCGTTAATGCACGTGCCAACGGATGCTGGGCAGCACAGACGCTGAAACATGAAGTCGAAAGTTATCTTCATCCCGAAGCCATTCACGAAGCGTTTGGGGTGATGATCGCTGTCACCGACCATCCTGTCGGTGGTAAAGCTACCCCTAAAGTGTTTGCAGAAGCCTATTCGCTGGCTCAGGGCTTTGATGGTGTGATGAAAGATAACCTTGCCAAGGCACGTCTGGCAGAACGGGCGTTTCCTTTGATGACTGCCGCCCATATACACGAACGCGATCCTGAGGGAGAAGTTGTCGGATGGATGCGGAGGATACGTGACATGCTTCAGTGA
- a CDS encoding Eco47II family restriction endonuclease: MELLEYISDEDLFSEVETLLTKAKKKKDAAEKTFNSNVIDPFGALFEAPGFSSHEEWRNSELARQRQKTIQNHVGTFHQKILGHVDGWQDMGIGGIVDLLNEERRIIAEVKNKYSTVTGGDLADKYKGLDELVSPKHSRFKDYCAYFVNIIPRKPVRSNIPFTPSNKGSGTLCPSNPNIRIIDGASFYELVTGRPDALQELYNALPHAIEYVLNERLGQKGFSITDKDSFIKYFGLAYG, encoded by the coding sequence ATGGAATTACTTGAATATATCAGTGATGAAGATCTTTTTAGCGAAGTTGAAACCTTATTAACTAAAGCTAAAAAGAAAAAAGACGCTGCTGAGAAGACTTTTAACAGCAATGTGATTGACCCTTTTGGCGCGCTTTTTGAAGCTCCGGGTTTCTCATCCCATGAAGAGTGGCGAAACTCCGAACTTGCACGGCAACGTCAGAAAACCATTCAGAATCATGTTGGTACGTTTCACCAAAAAATCCTCGGCCATGTTGATGGATGGCAGGACATGGGAATTGGGGGCATCGTTGATCTCCTCAACGAAGAGAGAAGAATCATTGCCGAGGTGAAGAATAAATACTCAACGGTTACTGGCGGGGACTTAGCTGACAAGTATAAAGGCTTAGATGAACTGGTATCACCTAAACATAGCCGTTTTAAGGATTACTGCGCTTACTTTGTTAATATAATCCCTCGCAAACCTGTCAGGTCTAACATCCCTTTTACCCCCTCCAATAAAGGCAGCGGTACTCTATGCCCTTCGAATCCTAACATTCGAATCATTGATGGCGCGAGCTTCTATGAGCTCGTAACGGGCAGACCGGATGCTCTGCAAGAACTTTATAATGCTCTTCCTCACGCAATTGAGTATGTTTTGAACGAACGTCTCGGGCAGAAAGGCTTCTCCATCACTGATAAAGATTCTTTTATTAAGTATTTTGGTCTCGCTTACGGCTGA
- the dcm gene encoding DNA (cytosine-5-)-methyltransferase, whose translation MLKEEFSLSEVADILGVSKETLRRWDTAGKLISQRNDENNYRFYRKDQLKHFEQAQFLFKSQWSDEPKTCNNNYTILELFAGAGGMALGLEKAGLKSVLLNEIDSHACKTLRKNRPEWNVVEGDVSQVDFTPYRDTVDVLAGGFPCQAFSYAGKKLGFEDTRGTLFFEFARAVKEINPKVLLAENVRGLLNHDDGRTLDTIKNIITDLGYTLFEPRVLKAIFYKVPQKRERLIIVAVRNDLANDIDYEWPSSYNKILTLKDALKKGELYDTDVPESEGQKYPKRKAEILSMVPPGGYWRDLPEDIQKEYMLKSFYLGGGKTGMARRLSWDEPSLTLTCAPAQKQTERCHPEETRPLTVREYARIQTFPDDWVFEGPMSAKYKQIGNAVPVNLSFAVGKSVVHLLEKINKK comes from the coding sequence ATGTTAAAGGAAGAGTTTTCACTTTCAGAAGTTGCAGACATTTTGGGTGTGTCAAAAGAAACTTTAAGGCGTTGGGACACTGCTGGAAAATTAATTTCTCAACGAAATGACGAGAACAACTATCGTTTTTATAGAAAAGATCAACTTAAACATTTTGAGCAAGCTCAGTTTTTATTTAAAAGTCAGTGGTCTGATGAGCCTAAAACCTGCAATAATAATTATACTATATTAGAATTATTTGCTGGCGCAGGAGGTATGGCTTTAGGTTTGGAAAAAGCAGGTTTAAAATCTGTTTTACTAAATGAAATTGATTCCCATGCTTGTAAGACGCTACGGAAAAATAGACCTGAATGGAATGTGGTTGAAGGTGATGTGAGTCAAGTAGATTTCACCCCTTATAGGGATACCGTTGACGTACTGGCTGGCGGTTTCCCTTGCCAAGCATTCTCTTATGCAGGCAAAAAACTTGGTTTTGAAGATACACGAGGTACCCTTTTCTTTGAGTTCGCCAGAGCCGTGAAAGAAATCAATCCGAAAGTTCTTTTAGCAGAGAATGTACGTGGATTGCTAAATCATGATGATGGGCGAACTTTAGATACTATAAAAAATATTATCACAGACTTGGGCTACACTTTATTTGAGCCAAGGGTACTTAAGGCTATTTTCTATAAAGTGCCACAAAAACGCGAGCGTTTGATTATAGTGGCTGTAAGAAATGATCTTGCTAATGACATAGATTATGAGTGGCCTTCATCTTACAATAAAATCTTAACTCTTAAAGATGCCTTAAAAAAGGGAGAGCTGTACGATACCGATGTGCCAGAATCTGAGGGGCAAAAATACCCTAAAAGAAAAGCCGAGATTCTAAGCATGGTTCCTCCGGGTGGGTACTGGAGAGACCTTCCAGAAGATATCCAAAAAGAATACATGCTCAAGAGTTTTTATTTAGGCGGTGGTAAAACTGGTATGGCTCGTCGCTTGTCTTGGGATGAACCAAGCCTCACTTTAACATGTGCCCCAGCACAGAAACAAACAGAGCGTTGTCACCCGGAAGAAACACGACCATTAACAGTGCGTGAGTACGCAAGAATACAGACCTTCCCCGATGACTGGGTATTTGAAGGTCCAATGTCAGCGAAATATAAGCAAATAGGGAATGCTGTTCCTGTTAATCTATCATTTGCCGTTGGTAAATCCGTTGTACATCTTTTAGAAAAAATAAATAAAAAATAA
- a CDS encoding integrase arm-type DNA-binding domain-containing protein, with protein MALTDTKVRSAKPEEKEYSLVDGDGMLLLVKPNGSKYWRFRFRFGGKQHLMAFGVYPDVSLADARKKREEARKLVAAGIDPREHKRAVKEEQAKEIITFEKVAREWLTTNQKWSEDHAKRVQKSLEDNIFPTIGARNIAELGTRDLLIPIKAVEMSGRLEVASRLQQRTTAIMRYAVQSGLIEYNPAQEMAGAVASSNRKHRPALELKRIPELLQKIDDYTGRPLTRWATELTLLIFIRSSEMRFARWSEIDFKTSMWTIPPVREPIPGVKHSQRGSKMRTPHLVPLSKQALAILKQIKQFCGEHELIFIGDHDPRKPMSENTVNSALRVMGYDTKVEVCGHGFRTMACSSLIESGLWSKDAVERQMSHMERNSVRAAYIHKAEHLDERKLMLQWWADFLDANREETISPFDYAKINNPIID; from the coding sequence ATGGCTCTAACGGATACTAAAGTTCGTTCTGCGAAACCTGAGGAGAAAGAGTATTCACTTGTTGACGGCGACGGCATGCTCTTGCTTGTAAAACCTAACGGCTCCAAGTATTGGCGATTTCGTTTCCGTTTTGGTGGTAAACAACATTTAATGGCGTTCGGCGTTTACCCAGATGTTTCGCTGGCTGATGCCAGGAAGAAAAGGGAAGAGGCCAGAAAGTTGGTAGCTGCTGGTATCGATCCTCGTGAGCATAAACGAGCTGTGAAAGAAGAGCAGGCGAAAGAGATTATTACTTTCGAGAAGGTTGCCAGAGAGTGGCTCACTACCAATCAGAAATGGTCTGAAGACCATGCGAAGCGTGTGCAGAAAAGCCTGGAGGACAATATTTTTCCAACGATTGGCGCACGTAATATTGCAGAGCTGGGTACCCGCGATCTGTTAATTCCTATTAAAGCCGTGGAGATGTCTGGACGTCTTGAGGTGGCTTCACGCCTTCAACAGCGCACCACTGCTATCATGCGTTATGCAGTGCAAAGCGGTCTAATAGAATACAATCCGGCGCAAGAGATGGCGGGGGCGGTAGCTTCCAGTAATCGGAAGCATCGTCCGGCGCTGGAGTTAAAGCGCATCCCTGAATTACTTCAAAAAATAGATGACTACACCGGTAGGCCGCTAACCCGTTGGGCAACCGAACTCACTCTACTTATCTTTATTCGATCCAGTGAAATGCGTTTTGCTCGCTGGTCAGAGATCGATTTTAAAACGTCAATGTGGACCATTCCGCCTGTGCGAGAACCTATTCCTGGAGTGAAACATTCTCAGCGAGGATCAAAGATGCGTACACCTCATCTGGTGCCGCTTTCAAAGCAGGCGCTGGCGATCCTGAAGCAGATAAAACAGTTCTGCGGAGAACACGAGCTGATTTTTATTGGCGATCACGATCCGCGTAAACCCATGAGTGAGAACACGGTGAATAGTGCGCTGCGGGTGATGGGCTATGACACTAAAGTTGAGGTTTGTGGTCACGGTTTTCGTACGATGGCTTGTAGTTCATTAATTGAGTCAGGCCTATGGTCGAAGGATGCGGTAGAACGGCAGATGAGTCATATGGAACGCAATTCGGTGAGGGCGGCGTATATCCATAAAGCGGAACATCTGGATGAGCGCAAGTTGATGCTGCAATGGTGGGCTGACTTTCTTGATGCTAACCGAGAGGAAACAATTAGCCCGTTTGATTATGCAAAAATCAATAACCCGATAATTGATTGA